The sequence ggtatttatttaggtctttaatttacTTCAGTTATGTTTTGTAATATTCAGTGTACCAATCTTATACTTCTTTTGCTAAATTTATCATAAGCATTTTTGTGTGCATTGTAAATGGAAATGTTTCCTTGATTTCATTTTTGGATTTTTCATTACtagtgtataaaaatacaattgaatttttttaaatacaattgaATTTTGCATATTAATCTTCTATCCTACAACCTTACAGAACTTGTTTATTAACTCTAATAGTTGCTGGAAAGTCATGGATGGCTTCATGGGGAATCAACTAAGTGACAGTTCACAAGCAAAACTGACCAGGTCAATGTTGTAGCATGTAGCAGGACTTCAATCCAGGTCAACAGGTGGTGGTGAACGTGGCTGAGGCAACAGGACGGGACTCCACGCCAACCCCAGGGCAGGTCTCGTTAAATCTCTGGATCTCAACTGTCTCACGTATAAGATGAAGATGGCACCACCTAGCTCATAAACTTTAATGATCGATAGTTAAATGAGATGACAAAATTGCAAGGCACAAAGTGGGTGCGTTAGCTTCATTCTGCCAATGAACAGACTGGGTTGGCGCAAACTGGATACCGGGCAGCACGAGACGAGAGGGAACTGTGCCTCTGGCCCAGAACTGAACAATACCAGGACAGTGAAGCCTTTTCACTGGGCATTCCCACCCGGCATGGCATTAAAGGTCTGCCTTCTGCTCCCTCCGTGGCACACCTGACTGCCCCGCTCCTACAAAGCGCAGCAAACGTGCCCCCAAGGCAGACTCTCACCCGCCACGCGCCCTGACAGCGCCTTCCCCACTCTCGGCTCATTGGGCTTGGACCTAGTCCTAGGCAACGCTGCCTTCCGCCCCTAgcaaccgctcacctgcttttCTCTTCCTATAGGCCagcacatttcctttctttttttttattggtccGCGTAACTACATCTCGACCAATCCGGAGCAGCCACGGGGATCCAACTTACTTCTACACAATTTGGGGTGAACTTGGAGGAGACGAGTTTTTCCTCTTCTGAATCCAGTTTTCCCAGAAAGCATCTTATTTGTCAAACTGTTGTGACTCCCCTGGAATTAGTTTCAAAACACTTTATGTCCCAGGCCTGTCTATCCCCTGCCTACTCCCCACTCCACGGGGCACGGCCCCCAGAACGCCCCACCTCCCAGCCACTCGGAGCGCCCGAGTCCTCCGCTAGGCAGAGGCCACCCGGCGGCCGGGGCGATACCATCTGTGACTAACAAATAGGGGGGCTTTAGCCACCCCCGGGCTGCTCTGTTCCGCACCGGCCACCTACTGCACCTCTTGCTCGGACCGTGGGCACGAACCCCAGACATGGCGGGGGGACGACGGCGCCCGGCACCGAGGAAGGCACGCCATGCGGACGAGAGAAGGGAGCACTTGGTACGGCCCACGCCGCGCCCCGCGCTCCCGGAAGTGAGGTGTCTCACCCTCGAAGTTCCGGCTCGCAGGGGGTGGAGGAGTGTTGTTAACCGGGCCGCCTCCGCAGTCGCGGGTTTGAGCGGGCTCGCGGCGGTGGGCTCCTGGTGAGTGCGCCGGGCGGGCCGGGGTGTGGTTGGGGTCGGGACCGGGACCTCCCCCCCGGGTCTCGGGGTCGGCCGCCCCGTCGCCCGCTTTCGGTCTGTCAGCGGGCGGCAGACCGCCGGCGCCGCGCGGCCGCTCTCCGAGGCTGGGCCCGCCGGCGACGCTCGCAGCTCCGGGCGCTTCCAGGTGCGCGATCGCGGGGCCGCCCGGGGTCCCCCTCAGTCTCGCCACTGCACCCCGTCGGTCGGCCGTTCCTCGGGGGCCCCGAGTGGACCCTCCCCGAGGGTTGGGGGGCACCAGGGTTCCAGGCTGACGGACCCGCCCGCTCCCGCGGGGCGCGGGTCGGAGCTGCCCACCCGGCCGAGCTGTCACCGGCCCGGGGGCGCCCCGGCGCCTCGGCCTCTCCCTGCCCCGCGCACGTTCCCGCTGCGGGaggtgcctgcctcctgcacccaccgcTCACCCTCACTCAGGGGCAGCGGTGGCAGTTCGCCCCGCTCCGGCGATGCTCTGTCCCGCTGCCTCCCCGGGGGCACGGCGGGGACAGAGCCCGGGTTGGGACGCAGGACTGACCCGGCTGCAGGGCTGGCGGCGGATCGGCTAACCGCTCGGAGCCTTCGTTTTCCGTTTGTGAGATGGGGGCGTATGTGCTGCTCCCCTGTGATGAGTGTCAGGGCGGCATGAGCTTTCTTTTCTCGCTCCTGTGTGCCGACTGGGCGCTTCGGCGCCGGCCGGCCCGCGCCGTCTGGCACCGCACAGGGACTCCTTCCCGCGCAGGGCGCCGGCGGGGCGATGTTCCGCACCGCGGTGATGATGGCGGCCAGCCTGGCGCTGACCGGGGCCGTGGTGGCTCACGCCTACTACCTCAAGCACCAGTTCTACCCCACGGTGGTGTACCTGACCAAGTCCAGCCCCAGCATGGCGGTGAGtggagggcagggggggggggggggactgcggGGAGGGCGGGCGGAGGTCGCCGAGGCCGAGGCGGggctggaggcgggagaggagggGGCCGCCAGCTGCCGGACCTGGCTGCATTGTGAGGGGGCGTGGGCGCCCCTGAGTGATGAGCGTCAGGCACAGCGAAGCCCAAACCGTCGCCTCTCCGCTCCCAGGTCCTGTACATCCAGGCCTTCGTTCTCGTCTTCCTTTTGGGCAAGGTGATGGGCAAGGTGTTCTTCGGGCAGCTGAGGGCGGCGGAGATGGAGGTAAGACGGTTGTGGCCCGAGGTGGGGGCCGGGGAGCTGGGCAGGAAGACTGTCCGCGCTCTCATcgtgccctgccccacccccagcaccttcTGGAACGTTCCTGGTATGCGGTCACCGAGACTTGCCTGGCCTTCACCGTCTTCCGGGACGACTTCAGCCCCCGCTTCGTGGCGCTCTtcaccctcctcctcttcctcaagtGTTTCCACTGGCTGGCGGAGGACCGCGTGGACTTTGTGAGTAGGGCCGGGGGTTCTCTGGAGCAGAGAGTGGCCGGTGGGCAGGCTCGTGGACGGAggggggctgggttgggggtgtggggtgagtCCCAGCCTCCCTGACGGGACCCCCTCTCTGCTCTGTCTCAGATGGAACGCAGCCCCAATATCTCCTGGCTCTTTCACTGCCGCATTGTCTGTGAGTGAGACCCGGGCGCGGGGAGAGGCGGGGACGAGGCACCGGGACCTGTACGCTAGAGCACAGGCTGCCCCCTCAGCCCCAGCTGTACAGGAAAGATAATTTAGGAAATTAATTTGCATCATCTCTGCCCTGTTCCACTCCAGAGCTTCTCAACTGCCTGGCCCCTTAGCTTTTTGCCTCCTCACCTGGAGCTTGGGCTGCCCCAGTGCCCCCACTAGGCAGGATTGGCGTTCCCAGGGGGCCAGGTGCAGTGGTATGTGCCCACCGGACTAGAGGCTGGGGCCATCCATTGTGGGCCTGAGGGTGGGAGCTGTCTTAGAGCATGAActggctgccaggccctgggctgacccccccaacccccatgtgggggtccccacagccctTATGTTCCTCCTGGGTATCCTGGACTTCCTCTTCGTCAGCCATGCCTATCACAGCATCCTGACCCGTGGGGCCTCTGTGCAGCTGGTGTTTGGCTTTGAGGTAAACTGGCTCGGGAAGCTGGGAGGACAAGCCTGAGGTGGCACTGCATGTGCCTTGATAACCCAACAAACTTCATGAGCACCTGCTCTGCGGCCAGCCCCGTGCGGCCACCAAGGAGCAGCCTGCGTCGGTCCTAGCTCTGCACCCCTCCTAGGAGAGGGGAAGGTACAGAAAGAGGCGCGTGTGGAGGAGGGGCCTGACCTGGtgctcagggaaggcttcctggaagctGATGCCAGAAGAGCTGGCTGTTGATGGACAAAAGGAGTTAGCTTGATGGACAGCTGGGGAGGTGTGTCCCTGGCAGAGGAAGAATGTGTCCATTGACAACAGCTCACTTTGTTGAATGCTTACTGTATGCCCGGCCTGTGCTGAGCACTTGACCTGCATCTCTTTTAATTAGCGAAGCAGCATTGTTATGAAGGAACAGTTAATTCTGGCATTTTACAGACAAGCAAACTAGTTCAGAGAGGTCTATGGGTTGCCAAAAGTCAGACCAGCTAGTGCGTGGAGGGGCTAGGAAGACCCCGGCTGTGTCCAAGCCTGTGCTTGTACTATTGGACCTGCTGTGCAGAGGCCTGGGGTAGCAGTGTGGCTGGGGCACGCGGGGGCTGCTTGCTtatgcctccccctctcccctccctccagtacGCCATCCTGATGACTATGGTGCTCACCATCTTCATCAAATACGTGCTGCACTCCGTGGACCTTCAGAGCGAAAACCCCTGGGACAATAAGGCCGTGTACATGCTCTACACAGAGCTGTTTACAGGTGAGAGGAGCCTGGGCCTCCCCTGACCGGGACTAGTttctccagctctgcctcccaggTCCTGTGACCTGCTCTCTGCACACTTCCCCGCAGGCTTCATCAAGGTTCTGCTCTATCTGGCTTTCATGACCATCATGATCAAGGTGCACACCTTCCCTCTGTTTGCCATCCGGCCTATGTACCTGGCCATGAGGTGAGCCCAGCTGGGCCGGGCCCTGCCACACCCCTGACCCCTATTtgatccctccccttcctctcccaacTTTCACTGAACCTGTCCTTTCAGGCAGTTCAAGAAAGCTGTGACAGACGCCATCATGTCTCGCCGAGCTATCCGCAACATGAACACACTGTAAGTGGGCCTGGCCTAGGTGCTCTCCTAAGCTCTGCCCCAGCTCTGGGTCTCCAGCCTCCAGCTCTGGTCCTGACATGTCCTTGGCCTGTTCTAACCAGGTACCCAGATGCCACCCCAGAGGAACTCCAGGCAATGGACAATGTATGCATCATCTGTCGAGAAGAGATGGTGACTGGTGCCAAGAAACTGCCCTGCAACCACATTTTCCATACCAGGTGGAGGAGCCCTGGGGAGTCTGCCCATCAGGGGACAGGCTCTGGGGGGCAGGTCCCTAGGGACCTGCTAATCATTGCCTGGTCTTAACCCCCAGCTGCCTGCGCTCCTGGTTCCAGCGGCAGCAGACCTGCCCTACTTGCCGTATGGATGTCCTTCGTGCATCGCTGCCAACCCAATCACCACCACCCCCTGAACCTGCGGATCAGGGAccaccacctgccccccaccccccaccactcctgccccagccccccaactgTGAGTGACCCCTCATTTGGCCATTTGACACTGTCTAGTACTTGCCTTGGGCTAGGTATGGGAAATCAGAGTCCCTGCCCACTAGAAGCTCAGTCTGGGTGTGGTgatggggaggtcatgggaggagACATAGATGGTTGCAGTCATGTGTAGTCAGTGCTGAGCTCAGAGAGGACCTGTGGGAGCAGAGGACATAGCTCCCAACAGGCAGCGCCTTGCGTGTGATTTGGACTTTTTCTCATtccctcctgtcctctctctgcagTCCCCCAGGGCCTCCTACCTCCCTTTCCACCAGGCATGTTCCCTCTGTGGCCCCCCATGGCCCCCTTTCCACCCGTtccacctcctcccagctcagGAGAGGCTGCGGCCCCTCCATCCACCAGCGCAGGTGAGCCCTCCGGGTACTGCAACAACCAGGGGGGCGGGAGTAGTGGAAGCAGAGGCCCCTCGACACTCACCGACTTCCTGTTCTTGCTCTTTAGCAGCCCTTTCTCGGCCCAGTGGAGCAGCCACAACCACAGCTGcttctgctgcctctgccccggcacctggctctgcccccaccgCCGAGGCTGCTCCCACCCCGggcttccccttcccccctccctggaTGGGCATGCCGCTGCCGCCACCCTTTGGTAAACGGGGACTCTCGGGGTTGttctggtgggtggggggtgtcagGCTCAGGCAACCCAGgctgagcctctctctctctccagccttcCCCCCAATGCCTGTGCCCCCTGCCGGCTTTGCTGGGCTGACCCCGGAGGAGCTGCGGGCTCTGGAAGGCCACGAGCGGCAGCACCTGGAGGCTCGGCTGCAGAGCCTGCGCAACATCCACACGCTGCTAGATGCTGCCATGCTGCAGATCAACCAGTACCTCACTGTACTCGCCTCCTTGGGGTATGTCTGcacagggaaccagggtgggCACAGAGGCATGGAGCTGCCAGAAGGCTCCCAGGAGTGGTTTTTGCCCTTTTTCTTGTGCCATCCTGAGATGTCTGTTGATTCAGGCCACCTATCTGTAGGCACTCTTGGTGCCTTTTTATCCACTGCAGGCCTGTCTGGATCTCAGTACAGTAGAAGTGTGGATTATTAGAGAGCTGACTTTGAATCTTCTTACTTTATCTTTTTCTCAAGTCAAATTTCTCACAATTCTCAGTTTTAGTTCATTACCTGTACCCTCCTGATATATGGTGACACTGTGACTGGGAATCAGTGTCCCTGATCTGAGACAGCAAATAAAGTTAGTCACTTGGAGGCAGCCTGGCTCATGTTCAAATCCTGGTACCAACACTCAGGTGCTCTGTGGCCACCATTACCTTATTTGAATGGAAGAGGATCTCATTCCTGTTCACAGGTCATATGTACAAAGTGCCTGGCGCCCAGCAGTGACAGCACAGGTGTGGAGGGGAGCTGAGACCCGAGTGCTCTGTTGGATTCAGTGGGAGGTCTTAGCTGGTATCTTATAAGGTGCCCAGGGTGGAGACTGCAGTGCAAGTGAACAGGCCTTCAGTCCCGGCCTGCAAGTGGTTTCTAATTACCCTGATGTAGTCACAAGAATTCCTGCCTGCGGCCACTCATGTCTGTGGCCACTGAGCTGCAGAGACACGTCAGGCTGGActctattttatgtatttttattgatttcagagaggaaggaagagggagagatagaaacagcaatgatgagagagaaccattgattggctgcctcttgcatgctcccccccccccaacactggagctcacaacccaggtatgtgcccttgactagaatcgaacccgggaccctttagtctgcaggccgaccctctatccgccgagccaaaccggctagggcagtgccGGACTCTTATTCTGCAAGGCTTGCCAAGGACAGGATCATCTGCCAGTCATACCGGGTGCCAGAGCTGGGCTCACCTCTGTCCCTCCTCTTCCTAGGCCCCCCCGGCCGGCCACCTCAGTCAGCTCCAGTGAGGAGACTGCCCCTACAGttgctgctgcctcctccagcaGCATCCCCAGCTCCGAGGCCACCACCCCGTCCACAGGAGCTTCCCCACCAGCCCCAGAACCTGAAAAGCCTTCAGGTAATTGTGGGCAGCCTACAGGGGGGAAGGGCAAGGGATTTCTCTGTTCCACTTCTGACCGCTCTGTCCCCAGGTCCTGAGTCCGTGGGCACCGAGGAGCTGCCTGAGGACGGGGAGCCTGACGCAGCGgagctccgccgccgccgcctgcagAAGCTGGAGTCCCCCGTCGCCCACTGACACCGCTCCAGGCCCGGCCGCTGCTCCCTCTCGAGCAGCCCTTGCTGGAACATGTCCCGCCACCAAGTGCCAGCTCCCTCTCTGTACCAGGGAGTAGTAACCCCACATCTGAGACAAAGGAGGTGGCATCCCCTAGGCCAAGTGGAAAGAGGCCTAAGGCCCAGTTGACTCCAGCCCTTAGAGTCCTTGGGCGGCCAAGGGGATCTGGAGTCAGTTCCAGCCTTCTCCAACCCTTCAGCCCTGTGTCCTGTTGGGGCCATGAAGGCAGAACAGCACAGCCTCTAAGAAGCCCTctgaccccctccccctttctgggaggaggggcagccccCTGAGCCCACTTGGCGTGTGTGGAGTCACACTGCAGTGCCGAACAGTATTAGCTCCCATTCCTAAGTGTGGACTCGAGGGTCTGGGGGCAGGCCGGGAACTTGCTCCCTGGCCCACCAAGACTGGTACCGGTGTCCATTTTTACCCTCAATTCCCTGGAAGCCCTTTGTGGTGGTGGCTGTGTCCCTTACGCCCTGTGACATTTCCACGTCTTACTGGCAACCACACAACTCAGGGAAAGGAGTGCCTGggggcagagcagcaggagggcagCACTGAGGGACACTGCCTACAAGGCCCCTCTCCCTGTAGCTTGTCTAAAGTGAGACTGTCCCTGCTCTCACCCAGCAGCCACTGCCCAGCCTCACTCCAGGCTGAGGGCCCGTGCGTCTGCTCCGGAACCACTGCGGAAGGCCACTTCTCCACTTACAGAACTTGTCTGAAGTTTAAAGAATTGGAGTGACTTCCTTGTATTTTCTTTGGCTTAAAACCTGTCTTTGGATTTGAATGCTTGACCCcagggaagaggagcaggagtgCCAGACTCCTGGTCTTTCCAGTTGAGAAAAGGCTCTGGGCAGGTAGGGAAACAGGAGCCAAGGCCTGCCTGTCCGTCTTTTCCCCCTTGGTTTTGTGTTAAGTGAGTTGCTGGAGAGTTTCAGATGattatttaatttgtaaatattgtaCAAATTTTAATAGCTTGAACTGTATATACAGCCAAATAAAAGCTTGCATTAACAATTGGTAGAGCTGGTGTCCGCATCAGTGAGCCGGGCTCCATTTTCTTGCTCAGGCTGTAGACTTGAGAGTGGCCTGGAATCTTCTGGGATGAGGGTTTATATAACCTAGCACTGTCCTTGGGCACATTGTTATTAAACTATTAGGAAGATATACCCATATTACATAAGAAAAAACAGCTCTAAAAAGATTACCCTGCTTTAGCCCAGAGGAAGCTAGGCTCTGAACCCTGACTTAGCCAGTCTGatactggggtggggatgggcttTTGGCCCTCATGACAGGACACGTGTGAAGGTTCATTGGATGGGGATGGCAGGGGCAAAAGGCCAACATCTTCGTGCCTGCAAACCCCGTCCAGCCTTGATACCAGGTCATCAAGCTGGGAAGCATGCCATGTGCTGGGCTAAGAGCTCCCAAGCACCCCCTTGTGGGCAGATCAGCTACAGGGAATCACTAATTACTGGAGCTGGAAACCCAACCAGGCCTAACTCTGGAATAGAGCAGAAGTGAGTGAGCCTTCTGCCTCACCATGGGTAGAAAAGATGAGCTCGGGCTGACGAGGGCACGCTGTGCCCCATGCCCAGCACTGCACATATAACTGAAGGCTTCCAGGACCCCTGTCATTCATCTGTGTTCTCCGTAGCCTCCACAAGCCAGGTCTGGCTAGAGGAAGAGCTTGGGAATGTTTGCAGCAGGAAGTCTTAAGGACCAAGGAAGGAAGGTTCCCAATGGTTCTGTCCTGTGCTACCCTCCCCTAAACACCAGAGGGGCAGTCAACAACCTACAGAATTTGAGTAACTGACCCCAGTAGCTCCAATGAAGAAAAAGCAGGAATAAACCAAAATCAGGGGCAGGGGGGACAGCAACTAATGCCCCCCACTAGCTCAGCTGTTTCTAGTGGGTCTCCAATGTAAGATAGCCCTCCCTCAGTGCTGGCATCTGTGCAGATGGTCCTGTTTCCCGCTTTATGCAAGCAAGGTCTGCGCCAAAGCCCTTTAGCCCTCACTCTACCTTGCCCAAACCCTCAGCCCTAGTCCGTACCCCAATCCTAGCTGCTTTaacacctgcctccctcctgagGTCCCCTGGACTCCAGTCTGTGGGGGATGCTGTCATGCAGGCTGCTCAGCTAGGCCTCAGAAGCCCTTCTCTAAGAGCCAGGTTTTTAGCTGCTGGTCAAAGTAGCCCTTGATCCGCAGGGTACCTGTCACCTCATTGACCTGGGTGATAGGTGTCTTCCCCAGCAGCGGGCTCAGAAAGTCTTCCACATCCTTCTGCAGGGCCTGGGGGAAGATGACAAATCAGGCCTGGTCAGGAGACCCGTCACCTCTAGAGGACTCCCATCCCTTCAGCCCTGAAAAGGCCACACTCAGACCCTGACCCACCCACACACTTACCCAAATGTCTCCCTCCACCTTCCGGATCACAGTCATCTGACGGTTGCCATGTGTGATGTCTTTATAGACAGGGATGTTGTGCATCCGAGAGCGCCGCACAAAGTAAGGCAGGTCGGGTGGAGGGTCTGGGACAGGGAGGGATGGTGATAAGCCAAGTCTTCCCAGGCCTCATCCCACCTCAGTCAAGGCCTTTCTCCTCAGGCTGCAGAAGTCTACGGCACAGCCACCTCCAGACTTCAGGTCAGGAGACCTGCTCCGTCCCTAAGTTTAGAGCCAGGACTCTAGTAGCCCAAGGCCCAGACAGGGCCTGGCACCGGAAGGTGCTCAAGAAGAAATTAAGTGAGGGCCATTCCTCCCTGGATATTCAGGTCCCCCTGTGGGACCAATCCTTGCCCTTCTCCTTGGGGTCAGGGAGACTAATGTGAATCTCTGGCACAAAGGCACGGAGAGCTACAAGTACTGAACACCACCACATGCTGGGCTCTGCACTAAGTGCTTTATGGTGCCGGGCAGACTATCTCCATCTTGCTGAGACTGAGGTTGGGAGAAGCTGACCCAGAACTGCCCAACTCCCAAGCTGAGTTCTCAATTATGGTACATGGACtcctgcgggtgggggtggaggtgggaagagaaggaGTCCAAGCTCTGGGGTCTTCTCTCTATGCTTCTTTTCCTGCATGGGAAGACCTTATCCCAGTAGTGTGGATGGATGGTTACTTGTGAAACAGGGCTCCATTCCTGGGCCCTTCCTTGAACATGAAACAGGTACTAGTCCTCAAAACAAGTCCTGAAACCACTGAGTTCAGTGGCAGCTGGGGCAGGCCAACCACCAAGGAGGGGTACTTCCCTGTCACCTTCAAGCCATCCCCATGATCTAGCTCACCTCTGGGGGGCTGCCAGCCGCTAGGAGTAGGATAATGTTCATGCTTCGGGGGCTCCGGAATGCTGGTGGGGGGTAACAGGCGTTCCACAAACTGGTATTCATCCACAGACTCCACGAAGCGGGGGTAActgggaggcccctgggtctggctctgaggcaaaaacaaaaagcaaccatCAGCGTactcaccacccacccacccaccacaacAGAACTTCAGTAAGTAGTGAAAGGAAACATTACAGGTAGAGAGAACGGTATAAATGAATGTCTGAAGATAGGAAAGCACCAGACTTTAGTTTGTCAGGGTGCAGATGGGACTGGAAAAGAAGTTCAAGTATTCTGAAGGCCTGCCTCTCAGTCCCTCCTGGGACCCAAATAACAAGACAACtggagaggagaaaccaagatggcggcataggtaaacaccagagtttcctgcctcgaacaaccacttcaaaaatacaactaaaagacggaacagacatcatctagaaccatagaaaggctggctgagtggaaattccacaactaggaggaaagagaaaagcataccgagactaaggaggcgcagtgcacaagtaaaatactaaggtgcggaggtgcatgcggagcaggctggcggctgagggcgcagttgtcattttcaatcgggagtgagtctcaggctctgagctccagttctgggcaagtctctggggacccagactcatacgggagaagcaggactgtctggcatcggtcggaacttgagggcagctttctctcggaggggcttgcagtgattaccaggacactgagaagcggagcctctgacagcagccataactgctagccctgccctgttgatccggtgggacccaccctgcccaagccctacAGGGaagcttttgctggatagcctcaggcagaggctagattagcacctccctagagatccaggagccagtatacccagaggtcagagtgggaccatccagtttgcagctccgtggaaccataaaggacacactaagggggcaaactcagtgagcaccaaagccccattgaagcaagtcttgccccggaggggtgtctccagcaccgaagttctcccactgcagacacagctgattctcacagccaattggcctggaggtcaattcctcccagtgatacctacaacaatcaaggcttaactacaacaagactgtgcacaaagcccacaagggggtgcaccaagagtgtccacctcaggtaattggggaggctgaaccactgggccctagaggacacttagcacagaaaaccactttatcaacacagggaagcataaaaaatgcggagacaaagaaaaaggacacaatgacagaaatggaggaaagcaaactactggatatagagttcaaaaccacacttttaaggtttttcaagaattttctagaaactgccgataaacttaatgagacctacaagaaatctaatgagacccttgaggttgtgataaaggaccaactagaaattaagcatacactgactgaaataaagaatattatactgaATCCCAACAGCacactagaggatcgcaagaatcaagtcaacaatttgaaatatgaaaaagcaaaaaacacccaaccagaaaagcaaaatgaaaaaagaattcaaaaatacgaagatagtgtaaggagcctctgggacagcttcaagcgtaccaacatcagaattataggggtgccagaagaagagagagcaagatattgaaaacctatttgaagaaataatgacagaaaacttcccctacctggtgaaagaaatatacttacaagtccaggaagcacagagaaccccaaacaaaaggaatccaaagaggaccacaccaagacacatcatcattaaaatgccaagagcaaaagacaaagagagaatcttaaaagcagcaagagaaagaaactcagttacctacaagggaatacccatgtgactgtcagctgatttctcaacagaaactttgcaggccagaagggagtggcaagaaatattcaaagtgatgaatgccaagaacctacaaccaagattactttatgcagcaaagctatcattcagaattgaaggtcagataaagagcttcacagataagaaaaagctaaaggagttcatcaccaccaaaccagtattatatgaaatgctgaaaggtatcctttaagaagaggaagaagaagaaaaaggtaaagatacagattatgaacaacaaatacacatctatcaacaagtgaatctgaaaatcaagtgaataatctgatgaacagaatgaactggtgattataatagaatcaggggcatagaacgggagtggactggctattcttggggggaaaggggtgagggggatgcgggaagagactggacaaaaatcgtgcacctatggatgaggacagtgggtagggagtgagtgaagaggatggggtgggaactgggtggaggggagttatggggggaaaaaagaggaacaactgtaataatctgaacaataaagatttaattaatcaaaaaaaaaacctgccttgaaaatctaaaaaaaaaaaaagacaactggaAATCTGAGCAATGTGGCATAATTCAATATAgaaagtttcttttatttatttatttttttaagttgacaaaCTTTTATTTAAGGAATTTCATGTTCTGAGTTCTTCCACTGCCTTAGTTCCTCCTGAGTTTGAGTCTTAATCATCTTATtcccttttttgctcaatcctgaTGTCATTTCAGTCAGTCCTATAATCGTTGGGAACTAATTTCTTCAAGCAATTTACT is a genomic window of Myotis daubentonii chromosome 9, mMyoDau2.1, whole genome shotgun sequence containing:
- the SYVN1 gene encoding E3 ubiquitin-protein ligase synoviolin isoform X3, coding for MFRTAVMMAASLALTGAVVAHAYYLKHQFYPTVVYLTKSSPSMAVLYIQAFVLVFLLGKVMGKVFFGQLRAAEMEHLLERSWYAVTETCLAFTVFRDDFSPRFVALFTLLLFLKCFHWLAEDRVDFMERSPNISWLFHCRIVSLMFLLGILDFLFVSHAYHSILTRGASVQLVFGFEYAILMTMVLTIFIKYVLHSVDLQSENPWDNKAVYMLYTELFTGFIKVLLYLAFMTIMIKVHTFPLFAIRPMYLAMRQFKKAVTDAIMSRRAIRNMNTLYPDATPEELQAMDNVCIICREEMVTGAKKLPCNHIFHTSCLRSWFQRQQTCPTCRMDVLRASLPTQSPPPPEPADQGPPPAPHPPPLLPQPPNFPQGLLPPFPPGMFPLWPPMAPFPPVPPPPSSGEAAAPPSTSAAALSRPSGAATTTAASAASAPAPGSAPTAEAAPTPGFPFPPPWMGMPLPPPFAFPPMPVPPAGFAGLTPEELRALEGHERQHLEARLQSLRNIHTLLDAAMLQINQYLTVLASLGPPRPATSVSSSEETAPTVAAASSSSIPSSEATTPSTGASPPAPEPEKPSGPESVGTEELPEDGEPDAAELRRRRLQKLESPVAH
- the SYVN1 gene encoding E3 ubiquitin-protein ligase synoviolin isoform X5; the encoded protein is MFRTAVMMAASLALTGAVVAHAYYLKHQFYPTVVYLTKSSPSMAVLYIQAFVLVFLLGKVMGKVFFGQLRAAEMEHLLERSWYAVTETCLAFTVFRDDFSPRFVALFTLLLFLKCFHWLAEDRVDFYAILMTMVLTIFIKYVLHSVDLQSENPWDNKAVYMLYTELFTGFIKVLLYLAFMTIMIKVHTFPLFAIRPMYLAMRQFKKAVTDAIMSRRAIRNMNTLYPDATPEELQAMDNVCIICREEMVTGAKKLPCNHIFHTSCLRSWFQRQQTCPTCRMDVLRASLPTQSPPPPEPADQGPPPAPHPPPLLPQPPNFPQGLLPPFPPGMFPLWPPMAPFPPVPPPPSSGEAAAPPSTSAAALSRPSGAATTTAASAASAPAPGSAPTAEAAPTPGFPFPPPWMGMPLPPPFAFPPMPVPPAGFAGLTPEELRALEGHERQHLEARLQSLRNIHTLLDAAMLQINQYLTVLASLGPPRPATSVSSSEETAPTVAAASSSSIPSSEATTPSTGASPPAPEPEKPSGPESVGTEELPEDGEPDAAELRRRRLQKLESPVAH
- the SYVN1 gene encoding E3 ubiquitin-protein ligase synoviolin isoform X4 — protein: MFRTAVMMAASLALTGAVVAHAYYLKHQFYPTVVYLTKSSPSMAVLYIQAFVLVFLLGKVMGKVFFGQLRAAEMEHLLERSWYAVTETCLAFTVFRDDFSPRFVALFTLLLFLKCFHWLAEDRVDFMERSPNISWLFHCRIVSLMFLLGILDFLFVSHAYHSILTRGASVQLVFGFEYAILMTMVLTIFIKYVLHSVDLQSENPWDNKAVYMLYTELFTGFIKVLLYLAFMTIMIKVHTFPLFAIRPMYLAMRQFKKAVTDAIMSRRAIRNMNTLYPDATPEELQAMDNVCIICREEMVTGAKKLPCNHIFHTSCLRSWFQRQQTCPTCRMDVLRASLPTQSPPPPEPADQGPPPAPHPPPLLPQPPNFPQGLLPPFPPGMFPLWPPMAPFPPVPPPPSSGEAAAPPSTSAALSRPSGAATTTAASAASAPAPGSAPTAEAAPTPGFPFPPPWMGMPLPPPFAFPPMPVPPAGFAGLTPEELRALEGHERQHLEARLQSLRNIHTLLDAAMLQINQYLTVLASLGPPRPATSVSSSEETAPTVAAASSSSIPSSEATTPSTGASPPAPEPEKPSGPESVGTEELPEDGEPDAAELRRRRLQKLESPVAH